A stretch of Myxococcus hansupus DNA encodes these proteins:
- a CDS encoding AAA family ATPase, with product MDLKLPFVVAPRGGRLVEAWVPAFFPALHKVGSSLSLLRDELALAVMERFERESPTQVAQYQLPPHFALKHVPVDTEGRDREKNRRVILQGTMTVLLEKWPRDTFWVVTPTRLPAARFALSQPADLPQALARRLVAWCLEHGLDSLDAHWAQGRERLELLEVDAYAPTVLPRTPPRPAVSARRRRPQSAANEDTAPETPEQREQRRNRRRLSVVELRAVARNLSHGARDGSLERCFGREALVRELVEALEGREGSALVLVGPPGAGKTALIHEAVSRLTARQDAAGSRRDVWRVDGNQFIAGMMYVGQWEARARGVVKELMEVGDLLYVDDLASLVYAGRTRNERTNVAQFLEPHMARGELTVLAESTPERFERVREEAPTLASLFRVIHVPAMDARATLPALLGTVRELEAESTGTSLRLSPLALETLLSLQERFVSHEAFPGKAVRLLRRVMARQGVCTDGARRFSNGDVIDAMREQTGLPDFVLGSAQPKTREALTWEMQRQVAGQPEAVEAVVDAILTLQSALQPSDKPLATYLFVGPTGVGKTETAKALARTLFGGEQRLIRFDMSEFVTASSITRLLGRPGAPDGELTTALRTQPFCVVLFDEVEKAHPRVFDALLQFLGEGRLTDGAGRTVDARQSVVVLTSNLGVREAASHTGFHRTADSAEAHYLSAVRAYFRPEFFNRLDRVVPFRPLTPAALRVVVDHALEALLSRHGIRQGNVLVEVEPRLLDLLVEEAYDPRYGARPLKRALEKRLTLPLAHHLIRRSADDLARVELLRNGDDMRVSVELLANAPAWTPERPASSWTLAEVSSLLEETGARLAALLSAEGSSEARELEERLRLLALEATDIREYELAPRDYQEARAPESTVKQVITSYSNQVGHLGLRQRTVYEERPLPISNEEQLRRARPRVLALRDEAAWVEHQLEHVARGTDAVTVLVEGLGDATPSAVWTVTNSLPFALAETAMYLEAVHADGRTEWFRHGDERADDLELRRVTVRMSAVGLREVLAPLRGYALVDLVQGDGPRQVLVRVEHLPEDVQGLEDVPRVVKAWDAERAAEREGRRSGTASVAANSHVILRGPGGVTTGRPHNSTELTHVASGRRPVEAHAWAARVLRKPTQGHD from the coding sequence ATGGACCTGAAGCTTCCCTTCGTGGTGGCCCCGCGCGGCGGCCGGCTCGTCGAGGCCTGGGTGCCCGCCTTCTTCCCTGCCCTTCACAAGGTGGGCTCCAGCCTGTCCTTGTTGCGGGATGAACTCGCGCTTGCCGTCATGGAGCGCTTCGAACGTGAGTCCCCGACTCAGGTGGCGCAGTACCAACTGCCACCCCACTTCGCCCTGAAGCACGTCCCTGTCGACACGGAGGGCCGGGACCGGGAGAAGAACCGCCGCGTCATCCTCCAGGGAACCATGACGGTGCTGCTGGAGAAGTGGCCCCGTGACACCTTCTGGGTCGTCACGCCCACGCGGCTCCCCGCGGCGCGCTTCGCGTTAAGCCAGCCCGCGGACCTGCCCCAGGCGCTCGCGCGGCGGCTGGTGGCGTGGTGCCTGGAACACGGCCTGGACTCGCTGGACGCGCACTGGGCGCAAGGCCGGGAGCGGCTGGAGCTGCTCGAGGTGGATGCCTATGCCCCCACCGTGCTTCCGCGCACCCCGCCACGGCCGGCGGTGTCGGCGCGGCGCCGTCGGCCCCAGAGCGCGGCGAATGAGGACACCGCGCCCGAGACGCCGGAGCAGCGGGAACAGCGTCGCAACCGCCGCCGCCTGTCCGTGGTGGAGCTGCGGGCGGTGGCGCGCAACCTGAGCCACGGCGCCCGGGACGGCTCGCTGGAGCGTTGCTTTGGCCGGGAGGCCCTGGTGCGCGAGTTGGTGGAGGCGCTCGAGGGCCGCGAAGGCTCCGCGCTGGTGCTGGTGGGACCGCCCGGCGCGGGGAAGACGGCCCTGATTCACGAAGCGGTGAGCCGGCTCACCGCCCGGCAGGATGCCGCGGGTTCGCGCCGGGACGTGTGGCGCGTGGACGGCAACCAGTTCATCGCGGGCATGATGTACGTGGGCCAGTGGGAGGCCCGTGCCCGGGGCGTGGTGAAGGAGCTGATGGAGGTCGGCGACCTGCTCTACGTGGACGACCTCGCCTCACTCGTCTACGCGGGCCGCACGCGCAACGAGCGCACCAACGTCGCGCAATTCCTGGAGCCGCACATGGCCCGCGGTGAGCTCACGGTGCTCGCCGAGTCCACGCCCGAGCGTTTCGAGCGCGTCCGGGAAGAAGCCCCCACCCTCGCCTCGCTCTTCCGGGTCATCCACGTCCCCGCCATGGACGCGCGCGCCACGCTGCCCGCGCTCCTCGGCACCGTGCGTGAACTGGAGGCCGAGAGCACGGGCACCTCCCTCCGGCTCTCGCCGCTGGCGCTGGAGACGCTGCTCTCCCTGCAGGAGCGCTTCGTGTCGCACGAAGCCTTCCCGGGCAAGGCGGTCCGTCTGCTGCGCCGGGTCATGGCCCGACAAGGCGTCTGCACCGATGGGGCCCGGCGCTTCTCCAACGGAGACGTCATCGACGCGATGAGGGAGCAGACCGGCCTTCCGGACTTCGTCCTGGGCAGCGCCCAACCGAAGACGCGCGAGGCCCTGACGTGGGAGATGCAGCGGCAGGTGGCGGGACAGCCCGAAGCCGTCGAAGCCGTGGTGGACGCCATCCTCACGTTGCAGTCCGCGCTCCAGCCGTCCGACAAGCCCCTGGCCACCTACCTCTTCGTGGGTCCCACGGGCGTGGGGAAGACGGAGACGGCCAAGGCGCTCGCGCGGACGCTCTTCGGCGGCGAGCAGCGGCTCATCCGTTTCGACATGTCGGAGTTCGTCACGGCCTCCAGCATCACCCGACTGCTCGGACGCCCCGGCGCTCCCGACGGCGAGCTGACCACCGCGCTGCGCACGCAGCCCTTCTGCGTGGTGCTGTTCGACGAGGTGGAGAAGGCGCATCCCCGCGTGTTCGACGCCCTCCTCCAGTTCCTCGGTGAGGGGCGGCTGACGGACGGCGCGGGGCGCACGGTGGACGCACGGCAGTCCGTCGTCGTGCTCACGAGCAACCTGGGCGTGCGGGAAGCCGCCAGCCACACCGGCTTCCACCGCACCGCGGACAGCGCGGAGGCGCACTACCTCTCCGCCGTGCGCGCATACTTCCGTCCGGAGTTCTTCAACCGGCTGGACCGCGTCGTGCCCTTCCGTCCGCTGACTCCCGCCGCGCTGCGTGTGGTGGTGGACCATGCGCTCGAAGCCTTGCTGTCGCGCCATGGCATCCGCCAGGGCAACGTGCTGGTGGAAGTGGAGCCGCGACTGCTGGACCTGCTGGTGGAGGAGGCCTACGACCCGCGCTACGGAGCACGTCCGCTCAAGCGCGCACTGGAGAAGCGCCTCACCCTGCCCCTGGCCCATCACCTGATACGGCGGAGCGCGGACGACCTCGCGCGCGTGGAGTTGCTGCGGAACGGCGACGACATGCGGGTGTCGGTGGAGTTGTTGGCCAACGCGCCAGCGTGGACACCGGAGCGGCCGGCCTCGTCCTGGACACTGGCGGAGGTCTCCAGCCTGCTCGAGGAGACCGGCGCGCGGCTGGCGGCGTTGCTGTCCGCGGAGGGCTCGTCCGAGGCCCGGGAGTTGGAGGAGCGACTGCGCCTGCTCGCGCTCGAGGCCACGGACATTCGCGAGTACGAACTGGCACCACGTGACTACCAGGAAGCGCGGGCGCCCGAGTCCACCGTGAAGCAAGTGATTACCTCCTACTCGAACCAGGTGGGCCACCTGGGCCTGCGTCAGCGGACTGTCTATGAAGAGCGTCCGCTGCCCATCTCGAACGAGGAGCAGCTCCGGCGCGCACGCCCCCGGGTGCTGGCCCTCCGCGACGAAGCCGCCTGGGTCGAACATCAGCTCGAGCACGTGGCACGGGGAACGGACGCCGTGACGGTGCTGGTGGAGGGGCTCGGAGACGCCACGCCCTCCGCGGTGTGGACCGTGACCAACTCCCTTCCCTTCGCCCTCGCGGAGACGGCGATGTACCTGGAGGCCGTCCACGCCGATGGGCGCACCGAGTGGTTCCGCCATGGAGACGAGCGGGCCGACGACCTGGAGCTGCGGCGTGTCACCGTGCGGATGTCGGCCGTCGGGCTGCGCGAGGTGCTCGCGCCCCTGCGGGGCTATGCACTGGTGGACCTCGTCCAGGGCGATGGGCCGCGACAAGTCCTGGTCCGGGTGGAGCATCTGCCCGAGGACGTACAAGGCCTGGAAGACGTGCCCCGCGTGGTGAAGGCGTGGGATGCCGAGCGCGCCGCCGAACGCGAAGGACGAAGGAGCGGCACCGCGTCAGTGGCCGCGAACAGCCACGTCATCCTGCGGGGCCCTGGCGGAGTCACCACCGGGCGCCCTCACAACTCGACCGAGCTCACGCATGTGGCGAGCGGGCGCCGGCCCGTGGAGGCGCACGCCTGGGCCGCGCGGGTGCTCCGGAAGCCCACCCAGGGACACGACTGA
- a CDS encoding LamG-like jellyroll fold domain-containing protein, whose translation MPRRPPYVSALRCAPLLSLALLPLSATAAERPSLVNTRITNVYGANGHASTLDGRVFIGNVREDHANDETTWQARVFRPEALTYDSEGKPNFAGTFSPGRSTFVRNGENALTFCFPNPAAPYTLSGGVAVYTPFLFDSRMFNGPNVFRRRPIDVRVSQPFTPQADISSFTTGNLTPLTTVSGASIRGIEPSMTSDGRLFIYQGGPQNNGTIDYLMYTYNPTPCAASGWSEPRPLSMMFNDPNPGLKRYPLAWQPLKAATGEAFGNTATATTLIRGAYAWVDHEGRNVLYTGVRYMDGARREAVSLIGADTNFTAYHIDGAINTDRSDIGHLFYSSPMWNLEQERHPSQNFPPGSSNTNHYLPATKTHDVFPLFGSNTRDYNEVDVGDLTSPFQVLFLPLNEMVNRAGDYDLTKTPDLSGHFFTGALTGTASISPDNATTQPPSGSLWEPHGKGKALVLPGGGALTVNLADASGAIPGVGGFVRGFSVQVAVKPDAAINQGCTGNPYRYLLQKPGGLDLIYESNHTVQASFVINGTRVRLGRSPALPRGVWTHLAYSWDGVTGAFHEYINGVSTKRVLPVAQGTMRLGTGTLSVGAGIAMDAQTCPVNGEGSFRGAIDEVRLFSNARSNRTVCMSSHGANCKEAAIQVDPSEGQFGMSQQHPGCNSQSALGATACTVSMHRVCAQRGATNALDSTRNLLETIRQLVGNRPPISLMGVPASADANTVNVACGPIQHESLAVTFEELARKHSGCADDRAAQSTDCSAASKRWCSDRGWTSGQFFELTTRPWVACFNSGLIQNVPRAQLGPAATSGSLTSSAARLEYSAWCQQRGYGAGIVQEVPSSTTAEVHCFHPAATVPWRFNP comes from the coding sequence CGCCACCGCGGCCGAGCGCCCCTCGCTCGTGAACACGCGCATCACCAACGTCTACGGCGCCAACGGCCACGCCTCCACCCTGGACGGCCGCGTCTTCATTGGCAACGTGCGCGAGGACCACGCGAACGACGAGACGACGTGGCAGGCACGGGTGTTCCGCCCCGAAGCGCTCACCTACGACAGTGAGGGCAAGCCCAACTTCGCGGGTACCTTCTCCCCTGGGCGCAGCACCTTCGTGAGGAACGGAGAGAACGCGCTGACCTTCTGCTTCCCCAACCCCGCGGCGCCGTACACGTTGTCCGGGGGAGTGGCCGTGTACACGCCGTTCCTCTTCGACTCGCGGATGTTCAACGGGCCCAACGTCTTCCGCCGTCGGCCCATCGATGTCCGCGTCTCGCAGCCCTTCACGCCGCAAGCAGACATCTCGTCCTTCACCACGGGCAACCTGACACCCCTCACCACCGTCAGCGGCGCGAGCATCCGGGGCATCGAGCCGTCAATGACGTCCGATGGGCGCCTCTTCATCTACCAGGGCGGCCCCCAGAACAACGGCACCATCGACTACCTCATGTACACGTACAACCCGACGCCGTGCGCGGCCTCGGGCTGGAGCGAGCCGCGTCCCCTGTCGATGATGTTCAATGACCCGAACCCGGGCCTCAAGCGCTATCCCTTGGCGTGGCAGCCGCTGAAGGCCGCCACCGGTGAGGCCTTCGGAAACACCGCCACCGCGACCACGCTCATCCGAGGCGCCTACGCATGGGTGGACCACGAGGGCCGCAACGTCCTCTACACCGGCGTGCGCTACATGGACGGCGCGCGGCGTGAAGCCGTCAGCCTGATTGGCGCGGACACGAACTTCACCGCGTACCACATCGACGGCGCCATCAACACGGACCGCAGCGACATCGGGCACCTCTTCTACTCCAGCCCCATGTGGAACCTGGAGCAGGAGCGCCACCCGTCGCAGAACTTCCCGCCGGGCTCCAGCAACACGAACCACTACCTGCCCGCCACCAAGACGCACGACGTGTTCCCGCTCTTCGGCAGCAACACGCGGGACTACAACGAGGTCGACGTCGGCGATTTGACCAGCCCCTTCCAGGTGCTCTTCCTGCCCCTGAATGAAATGGTCAACCGGGCCGGCGACTACGACTTGACGAAGACGCCGGACCTGTCGGGCCACTTCTTCACGGGCGCCCTCACCGGCACCGCGAGCATCTCTCCCGACAACGCGACGACGCAGCCGCCCTCCGGCTCGCTCTGGGAGCCCCATGGCAAGGGCAAGGCGCTGGTGCTTCCCGGTGGCGGCGCCCTCACGGTGAATCTCGCGGACGCCAGCGGCGCCATTCCGGGCGTGGGCGGATTCGTGCGCGGGTTCTCGGTGCAGGTCGCGGTGAAGCCCGACGCGGCCATCAACCAGGGCTGCACCGGCAATCCGTACCGCTACCTCCTGCAGAAGCCCGGTGGGCTGGACCTCATCTATGAGTCCAACCACACCGTCCAGGCCTCCTTCGTCATCAATGGCACGCGCGTGCGCTTGGGCCGCAGCCCCGCGCTGCCCCGAGGCGTCTGGACGCACCTGGCCTATTCGTGGGACGGCGTCACCGGCGCCTTCCACGAGTACATCAACGGCGTGTCCACCAAGCGCGTGCTCCCCGTGGCGCAGGGCACCATGCGCCTGGGCACGGGCACGCTGTCCGTGGGCGCGGGAATCGCGATGGACGCGCAGACCTGTCCCGTCAACGGCGAGGGCTCCTTCCGGGGCGCCATCGACGAAGTCCGACTGTTCAGCAACGCGCGCTCCAATCGGACCGTCTGCATGTCGTCGCACGGCGCCAACTGCAAGGAGGCCGCCATCCAGGTGGACCCCTCCGAAGGGCAGTTCGGCATGAGCCAGCAACATCCGGGCTGCAACAGCCAGAGCGCCCTGGGCGCCACGGCGTGCACGGTGTCCATGCACCGCGTCTGTGCCCAGCGCGGCGCCACGAACGCGCTCGACAGCACGCGGAACCTCCTCGAGACGATTCGGCAGCTCGTCGGAAACCGGCCGCCCATCTCGCTCATGGGCGTGCCCGCGAGCGCGGATGCCAACACTGTGAATGTGGCGTGCGGCCCCATCCAGCACGAGAGCCTGGCCGTCACCTTCGAGGAGCTCGCGCGCAAGCACAGCGGCTGCGCGGATGACCGGGCGGCGCAGTCCACCGACTGCAGCGCGGCCTCCAAGCGCTGGTGCAGCGACCGGGGCTGGACATCGGGCCAGTTCTTCGAGCTCACCACGCGGCCCTGGGTGGCCTGCTTCAACTCTGGCCTCATCCAGAACGTCCCGCGCGCACAACTGGGGCCCGCGGCCACGTCGGGAAGCCTGACCTCCTCGGCGGCCCGGCTGGAGTACAGCGCCTGGTGCCAGCAGCGCGGCTATGGCGCGGGCATCGTCCAGGAGGTGCCCTCGAGCACGACGGCGGAGGTGCACTGCTTCCACCCCGCCGCGACGGTGCCGTGGCGCTTCAACCCCTGA
- a CDS encoding AAA family ATPase produces the protein MNFRFQCWLQKHVSGRVTLTPLALRRLAVHADSLEAATEELTLALDDQLSRIHPRRVPEFIAPAGGTLETVELPALPVWGAEENHFAPLTLSTVVAPTLNAFLGLHAPRLDSHHWFQSKTLPAEVQELLGDRLVGMSDAQRLALRPDGAESLLEIEVRAKPLALADLTPRELHRDIRLPPRPPEAPADAEADSRDDDAGEDAEALDLDSWEPRRRTAHRGPGEQPAKPPPTPTLDSIGVAWHRLAQEGQLDAAYEQEALVDLLRTRFAAKDAEPVVLVGPSGVGKTSLLHALAQSLRAPTATEAERARPFYFLDGSRLIAGDGFFGDWQQQVLRAFREATEARALLSLGHAVELLDAGKSAHSEQNVAQLLLPLLAARDVAVVAEATEETWAQVERRNTSFARLFSVVRIAEPTPDALGRIVAKVAEDDASATAMRVQPEALEEARFLCRRFLPYGAQVGNTVAFVRRLLASCAQDSRTSVTRLEAIHQFASESGIPEHLLRDDQPLESANVRAFLSARVLGQDAAVERAASVVSVLKAGMSDTRRPLGVLLFVGPTGVGKTELSKALAELLFGAKERMVRLDMGEYAGPDALLRLMGDGESPGYLTSEVRRQPFCVVLLDEVEKAHPAVHDALLGVLGEGRLTDASGRFTDFRNALIILTSNLGADTLRARVGFDATGGAPDMAALRTHYLSEVQRFFRPELFNRLDDVVVFSPLAAPLLRRLVVRELEAVCRRPGLSLHDAVLDVTPAAQDWLALRGFDARYGARPLKRALERELVVPVAGWLAAHRRTGPASLTVDAGASGLELRAEALGGAAESAGRESLEQILEEAATVRAEVQRWSHSPPMSALRRVLAVFDKVSRNSAYWAERSLAEDSSRKSAEARELDKTLRECSQQAEAIEDLLFEAHLSRTVEQAESLGREVRQVKAAFARIRQRIYSSRFPPSQGVTLYLVPGRGAWKQVRTLAAACEAWVQKASLEMRRGLLATPERKPGEKAQRTPPPPQWRWANDEDLDKLVVQPVAYALQVKGGPHALQLAGEHGLHRFIEGSQISMVHAYFEPRPRSLLDLSSRDTLQKLLPRNEVRQVRLSGTGSGQGTLTDLRTGVQQRFGPEGPDLEPLQEPWMQWHVFNSLDED, from the coding sequence ATGAACTTCCGTTTTCAATGCTGGCTACAGAAGCACGTCAGCGGCCGGGTGACGCTCACGCCGCTGGCGCTGCGCCGCCTGGCGGTGCACGCGGACTCGCTGGAGGCCGCCACCGAGGAGCTGACGCTCGCGCTGGATGACCAGCTCTCCCGCATCCACCCGCGTCGCGTGCCGGAGTTCATCGCCCCCGCCGGGGGAACGCTCGAAACAGTGGAGCTGCCCGCCCTTCCCGTCTGGGGCGCCGAGGAGAACCACTTCGCGCCCCTGACGCTGTCCACCGTGGTGGCCCCCACGCTCAATGCCTTCCTGGGACTCCACGCGCCGCGCCTCGACAGCCACCATTGGTTCCAGAGCAAGACACTTCCCGCGGAGGTCCAGGAGCTGCTGGGCGACCGTCTGGTGGGGATGTCCGACGCGCAACGGCTGGCGCTGCGTCCGGATGGCGCCGAGTCCCTGTTGGAAATCGAAGTGCGGGCCAAGCCGCTCGCCCTCGCGGACCTGACACCTCGCGAACTGCACCGGGACATCCGCCTGCCGCCGCGCCCGCCGGAAGCCCCCGCGGACGCGGAGGCCGACTCGCGGGATGACGACGCGGGCGAAGACGCGGAGGCGCTGGACCTGGATAGCTGGGAGCCGCGCCGCCGCACCGCGCACCGCGGCCCGGGTGAGCAGCCCGCGAAGCCGCCGCCCACACCCACCCTGGACAGCATCGGCGTGGCCTGGCACCGGCTCGCGCAGGAAGGACAGCTCGACGCGGCCTACGAGCAGGAGGCGCTGGTCGACCTGCTCCGCACGCGCTTCGCGGCCAAGGATGCCGAGCCCGTGGTGCTGGTGGGCCCCTCGGGTGTGGGCAAGACGTCGTTGCTCCACGCGCTCGCCCAGTCGCTGCGAGCCCCCACCGCCACCGAAGCCGAGCGAGCCCGCCCGTTCTACTTCCTCGACGGCAGCCGGCTCATCGCGGGCGACGGGTTCTTCGGAGACTGGCAGCAGCAGGTGCTGCGCGCCTTCCGCGAGGCCACCGAGGCCCGCGCCCTGCTCTCCCTGGGACACGCCGTGGAGCTGCTGGACGCGGGCAAGAGCGCCCACAGCGAGCAGAACGTGGCGCAGTTGCTGCTGCCGCTCCTCGCCGCGCGCGACGTGGCCGTCGTGGCCGAGGCCACGGAGGAGACCTGGGCCCAGGTGGAGCGTCGAAACACCAGCTTCGCGCGGCTCTTTTCAGTGGTCCGCATCGCGGAGCCCACGCCGGACGCGCTCGGACGCATCGTCGCCAAGGTGGCCGAAGACGACGCCTCCGCCACGGCGATGCGCGTGCAGCCCGAGGCACTCGAAGAAGCGCGGTTCCTCTGCCGTCGCTTCCTCCCCTACGGCGCCCAGGTGGGCAACACCGTGGCCTTCGTGCGCCGGCTGCTGGCGTCGTGCGCGCAGGACTCGCGCACCTCGGTCACCCGGCTGGAGGCCATTCACCAGTTCGCCTCCGAATCCGGCATCCCCGAGCACCTGCTCCGGGACGACCAGCCGCTGGAGTCCGCGAACGTGCGCGCCTTCCTCAGCGCCCGCGTGCTGGGCCAGGACGCCGCCGTGGAGCGCGCGGCTTCGGTGGTGTCGGTCCTCAAGGCCGGCATGTCCGACACGCGCCGCCCGCTGGGGGTGTTGCTCTTCGTGGGTCCCACGGGCGTGGGCAAGACGGAGCTGTCCAAGGCGCTGGCGGAGCTGCTCTTCGGTGCGAAGGAGCGCATGGTCCGCCTGGACATGGGAGAGTACGCCGGTCCGGACGCCCTGCTGCGCTTGATGGGAGATGGTGAGTCGCCGGGCTACCTCACCTCGGAGGTGCGCCGGCAACCGTTCTGCGTGGTGCTGCTCGACGAGGTGGAGAAGGCCCACCCGGCCGTTCACGACGCGCTGCTGGGGGTGCTGGGCGAAGGCCGCCTCACCGACGCCTCCGGGCGCTTCACGGACTTCCGCAACGCGCTCATCATCCTCACCAGCAACCTGGGCGCGGACACCCTGCGCGCCCGCGTGGGCTTCGATGCGACGGGCGGTGCCCCCGACATGGCGGCCTTGCGCACGCACTACCTCTCCGAGGTGCAGCGCTTCTTCCGGCCGGAGCTGTTCAACCGCCTGGACGACGTGGTCGTCTTCTCGCCGCTGGCCGCCCCGCTGCTGCGCCGGCTGGTGGTGCGCGAACTCGAAGCCGTGTGCCGGCGCCCCGGTCTTTCACTCCATGACGCCGTGCTGGACGTCACCCCCGCCGCGCAGGACTGGCTGGCCCTGCGCGGCTTCGACGCCCGCTATGGCGCCCGTCCCCTGAAGCGGGCCCTGGAGCGCGAGCTGGTGGTGCCCGTGGCGGGCTGGCTCGCGGCCCATCGCCGCACGGGGCCGGCGAGCCTCACGGTGGACGCCGGCGCGAGCGGGCTCGAGCTGCGCGCCGAAGCCCTGGGTGGCGCCGCGGAGAGCGCGGGCCGGGAGAGTCTCGAACAGATTCTCGAAGAAGCAGCCACCGTGCGGGCGGAGGTCCAGCGGTGGAGCCACTCCCCGCCCATGAGCGCCCTTCGCCGCGTCCTGGCCGTCTTCGACAAGGTCTCCCGCAACTCCGCGTACTGGGCGGAGCGCTCCCTGGCCGAAGACAGCTCGCGCAAGTCGGCGGAGGCGAGAGAGCTCGACAAGACGCTTCGGGAGTGCTCCCAGCAAGCGGAGGCCATCGAGGACCTGCTCTTCGAGGCCCACCTGTCCAGGACCGTGGAGCAGGCGGAGTCGCTGGGCCGCGAGGTTCGCCAGGTCAAGGCGGCCTTCGCGCGCATCCGGCAGCGCATCTATTCCTCCCGCTTCCCGCCGTCTCAAGGGGTAACCCTCTATCTGGTGCCGGGACGTGGCGCGTGGAAGCAGGTGCGCACGCTCGCCGCCGCCTGTGAGGCGTGGGTGCAGAAGGCCTCCCTGGAGATGCGCCGGGGCCTGCTCGCCACGCCCGAGCGCAAGCCTGGCGAGAAGGCCCAGCGCACGCCCCCGCCGCCCCAGTGGCGGTGGGCCAACGACGAGGACCTCGACAAGCTCGTCGTCCAACCCGTCGCCTACGCGTTGCAAGTCAAGGGCGGCCCCCACGCCTTGCAGCTCGCTGGCGAGCACGGCCTGCATCGATTCATCGAAGGCAGTCAGATTTCGATGGTGCATGCGTACTTCGAGCCGCGCCCCCGCTCGCTGCTCGACCTCTCCTCGCGAGACACGTTGCAGAAGCTGCTGCCCAGGAACGAGGTCCGTCAGGTGCGCCTGTCGGGCACTGGCTCTGGCCAGGGGACGTTGACGGACCTTCGCACCGGCGTGCAGCAGCGCTTCGGTCCGGAGGGCCCTGACCTGGAGCCCCTGCAGGAACCCTGGATGCAGTGGCACGTCTTCAACAGCCTGGACGAGGACTGA